In one Mucilaginibacter ginsenosidivorax genomic region, the following are encoded:
- a CDS encoding acyl carrier protein, producing the protein MKVNLNNNQAFNLNSVDPDDLGDVLVKIERSFNISFEDTSVRDVKTFGKLCDIVVEKIKHVNNESCTTQQAFYKIRNAINCTITAPRELVKPQTRLEDIFPRDNRIVVINEIEREMGFQLNLLQPKQGVIAAFAFILAASLAGFFFQPVIAAFGLAIALSGFALAGRFGKELKVKTLGDLAEKVAREHYLKCRRDAATVNRAEVAQKVKDLFTNELHLTTGINS; encoded by the coding sequence TTGAAAGTTAATTTAAATAATAACCAGGCATTCAACCTTAATAGTGTTGATCCTGATGATTTAGGTGACGTTCTTGTAAAAATTGAAAGATCATTTAATATCAGTTTCGAAGATACATCTGTACGGGATGTAAAAACCTTCGGTAAACTTTGCGATATTGTTGTTGAAAAGATAAAACATGTAAACAACGAAAGCTGCACCACTCAACAGGCATTTTACAAAATCAGGAATGCCATTAACTGCACCATTACCGCCCCAAGGGAATTGGTAAAACCCCAAACCCGGCTCGAAGACATTTTTCCGCGCGATAACCGTATCGTAGTTATTAATGAGATTGAACGGGAAATGGGTTTTCAGCTTAATTTACTGCAGCCCAAACAAGGTGTAATTGCCGCTTTTGCCTTTATATTGGCGGCATCCTTGGCCGGCTTTTTCTTTCAGCCTGTAATAGCCGCTTTTGGCCTGGCAATTGCTCTTTCGGGATTTGCCCTTGCTGGCAGGTTTGGAAAAGAACTGAAAGTAAAAACCCTGGGTGACCTGGCCGAAAAAGTGGCAAGGGAACATTACCTTAAATGCAGGCGCGATGCTGCAACAGTGAACCGCGCCGAAGTAGCACAAAAAGTAAAAGACCTTTTTACTAACGAACTGCACCTAACCACTGGTATAAACTCATAA
- a CDS encoding DUF4920 domain-containing protein — MKIPTLLIAILMPAMVFAQKHIPLPHGMVYGQKPDTIAMMPANKLEEFMGKKTRISTTIEGKIIKVTKEKGGWFDVDAGGGKIMAAHFKNYNVILPAQLAGRTVIMEGVAEKMFIADDLQHLAGDTVSGKKQHKVKTDPKRAVTFEVKGLMVDK, encoded by the coding sequence ATGAAAATACCCACATTATTAATTGCGATACTAATGCCTGCGATGGTATTTGCCCAAAAGCACATACCCCTACCCCATGGTATGGTTTACGGCCAAAAGCCAGATACCATTGCCATGATGCCTGCTAATAAGCTGGAAGAATTTATGGGCAAAAAGACCAGGATAAGCACCACCATTGAGGGTAAGATTATAAAAGTGACCAAAGAAAAAGGCGGCTGGTTTGATGTAGACGCGGGTGGCGGCAAAATAATGGCAGCTCACTTTAAAAATTACAATGTTATACTACCTGCCCAGTTAGCTGGCCGTACCGTAATTATGGAAGGCGTTGCCGAAAAAATGTTTATTGCCGATGACCTGCAACACCTGGCGGGCGATACAGTAAGCGGTAAAAAGCAGCACAAGGTAAAAACCGATCCTAAGCGGGCGGTTACGTTTGAGGTAAAGGGGCTAATGGTTGATAAATAG
- a CDS encoding NHL repeat-containing protein produces the protein MNKNLTNSILFAAVVFTIALTQAGCVKSNNPTPGVVPVISTTDVVKDAADTSAHSGGFITEALTYAVSTYGVCWSATNPTPTTADSKTADSVNYLSYASKMKGLKINTKYYVRAYATNSVGTGYGKVVEFTTGADLTSKVGTVTTFAGNSIAGFVDATGDAASFYSPQGITIGSTGTIYIADAFNSAIRTVTTGGTVNTLTGNGTIGYIDGSLADARFYAPQSLVTDAAGNIYVADFSNNIIRKITPAGVVSTLAGSGTAGYDDGTGAAATFNNPRGIVIDGSGNLYVADRGNNLIRKVTPAGVVTTFAGNRGAAWVNNTTATSASFNKPSGLAINAAGDIYVADALNYSIRKITAAGVVSTYLGDPKHKVIGSPVALTFDAKGNLFIADQTGRVFEITTDKVLLPLAGLSATAGFAEGSGTSALFASPQGVAADASGNLYVTDSGNNRIRKIVLPAL, from the coding sequence ATGAACAAAAATCTTACTAATTCCATCCTGTTTGCGGCAGTAGTGTTTACTATTGCTTTAACCCAGGCAGGGTGTGTTAAAAGCAATAATCCTACTCCTGGCGTAGTGCCTGTTATATCCACCACTGATGTGGTTAAAGATGCTGCCGATACCAGCGCCCATAGCGGTGGTTTTATTACCGAAGCGCTTACTTATGCCGTATCAACCTATGGCGTGTGCTGGAGTGCAACAAACCCAACCCCAACTACAGCCGATTCAAAAACTGCCGATTCTGTTAACTATTTAAGCTATGCCAGTAAAATGAAAGGCTTAAAAATTAACACCAAATATTATGTACGTGCCTATGCCACCAATTCTGTTGGTACCGGCTATGGTAAAGTTGTGGAATTTACTACCGGCGCCGATTTGACATCGAAGGTAGGCACCGTGACCACATTTGCCGGTAATAGTATTGCCGGCTTTGTTGATGCTACAGGTGATGCTGCGTCTTTTTACAGTCCGCAAGGTATCACCATCGGCAGTACAGGTACCATTTATATTGCCGATGCTTTCAATAGCGCCATCAGAACAGTTACTACCGGCGGTACGGTAAACACATTAACCGGTAACGGAACTATTGGATACATAGACGGCTCATTAGCCGATGCCCGTTTTTATGCACCGCAAAGTTTGGTAACTGATGCCGCGGGTAACATTTATGTAGCCGATTTCAGCAACAACATTATCCGCAAAATAACTCCGGCCGGTGTGGTAAGCACCCTGGCAGGCAGCGGAACCGCAGGTTATGACGACGGAACAGGTGCAGCTGCCACATTTAACAACCCCCGCGGTATTGTGATTGACGGCTCTGGTAACCTTTACGTAGCCGACAGGGGGAATAACCTGATCCGCAAGGTTACACCGGCTGGTGTGGTAACAACATTTGCCGGCAACAGGGGAGCAGCCTGGGTTAATAATACTACCGCTACCAGCGCCTCATTTAACAAGCCATCGGGCCTGGCTATAAATGCGGCCGGCGATATTTATGTGGCCGACGCGCTAAACTATTCCATCCGCAAAATAACAGCTGCTGGTGTAGTGAGTACCTACCTTGGCGATCCAAAACACAAGGTTATTGGTTCGCCAGTGGCATTAACATTTGATGCCAAAGGGAACCTTTTTATTGCCGACCAAACCGGCCGTGTATTTGAAATTACTACCGATAAGGTTTTATTACCATTGGCCGGCCTTAGCGCCACGGCGGGCTTTGCCGAAGGTAGCGGTACAAGTGCCTTGTTTGCATCGCCACAGGGCGTAGCTGCAGATGCAAGCGGCAACCTATACGTAACCGACTCGGGCAACAATCGTATCCGTAAAATTGTATTGCCTGCTTTATAG
- the radA gene encoding DNA repair protein RadA, with protein sequence MAKTKIAYFCQSCGFESPKWLGKCPSCQQWNTFVEEIIEKGNASNAVPTWKVTSNTQQRANKPVQVADITFNEEDRVLTPDKEFNRVLGGGIVAGSLVLIGGEPGIGKSTLMLQLALNMPKLKVLYVSGEESERQIKMRAERLAPDGGNAKNQILNSKSEIEHPKSEIGGSCYVLCETSTQNIFKQIEALEPDLVVIDSIQTLHSSHIESTPGSVSQVRECTAEMLRFAKETSTPVFLIGHITKDGAIAGPKILEHMVDTVLQFEGDRHHVYRILRTIKNRFGSASELGIYEMMGEGLREVSNPSEILLSHRDEPLSGITISATLEGMRPMLIETQALVSASAYGTPQRTATGFDTKRMSMLLAVLEKRCGFRLAAKDVFLNITGGIRVEDPAIDLGLAAAIISSHEDMPIPFKTCFAGEIGLSGEIRAVNRVEQRIAEAQKLGFNQIFISKYNLPSGGQDKKRMDLSRYDIDIKIVSSIEEVFGQLFG encoded by the coding sequence ATGGCCAAAACTAAAATTGCCTATTTCTGCCAAAGCTGCGGCTTCGAATCGCCCAAATGGTTGGGCAAATGCCCATCGTGCCAGCAATGGAATACTTTTGTAGAAGAAATTATAGAAAAGGGCAACGCCAGCAATGCTGTACCCACCTGGAAGGTAACATCCAATACCCAGCAACGCGCCAACAAGCCCGTGCAGGTAGCAGATATTACTTTTAACGAAGAAGACAGGGTACTTACGCCGGATAAGGAATTTAACCGTGTTTTGGGGGGTGGTATAGTAGCTGGTTCGCTGGTGCTTATTGGCGGAGAGCCTGGTATAGGTAAATCAACCCTAATGCTGCAACTGGCGCTAAATATGCCGAAACTGAAGGTGCTTTATGTATCGGGCGAGGAAAGTGAAAGGCAGATTAAGATGAGAGCGGAAAGATTAGCCCCCGACGGGGGAAATGCTAAAAATCAAATTCTGAATTCTAAATCCGAAATCGAACATCCGAAATCCGAAATCGGAGGCTCCTGCTATGTACTTTGCGAAACATCTACCCAAAACATATTTAAGCAAATAGAGGCGCTGGAGCCCGATTTGGTGGTGATAGATTCTATCCAAACCCTGCATTCATCGCACATTGAATCCACCCCGGGGAGCGTATCGCAGGTACGGGAGTGTACCGCCGAAATGCTGCGCTTTGCCAAAGAAACCTCGACCCCGGTATTCCTGATAGGGCATATTACCAAAGACGGCGCAATTGCCGGCCCTAAAATACTGGAACACATGGTTGATACAGTGCTGCAATTTGAAGGCGACAGGCACCATGTTTACCGCATCCTGCGCACGATAAAAAACCGTTTTGGCTCGGCATCTGAGTTGGGCATTTACGAAATGATGGGCGAAGGGCTGCGGGAAGTATCCAACCCTTCCGAGATCCTGCTATCGCACCGCGACGAACCGCTGAGCGGCATCACCATATCGGCCACTTTAGAGGGCATGAGGCCCATGCTGATAGAAACCCAGGCATTGGTAAGCGCATCAGCCTACGGTACCCCGCAACGTACGGCGACGGGCTTTGATACCAAACGGATGAGCATGCTGCTGGCTGTACTGGAAAAACGCTGTGGCTTCAGGCTTGCGGCTAAAGATGTGTTCCTGAATATTACGGGCGGTATCAGGGTAGAAGATCCGGCTATCGATCTGGGCCTGGCTGCGGCCATTATATCGTCTCATGAAGATATGCCTATCCCCTTTAAAACCTGTTTTGCCGGCGAAATTGGCCTGTCGGGTGAGATAAGGGCCGTTAACCGTGTAGAGCAACGCATTGCCGAGGCACAAAAACTGGGCTTTAACCAGATATTTATCTCTAAGTATAACCTCCCATCCGGCGGACAGGATAAAAAGCGCATGGACCTATCCCGCTACGATATCGATATTAAAATAGTAAGCAGCATCGAAGAGGTATTTGGGCAATTGTTTGGGTGA
- a CDS encoding DUF1569 domain-containing protein: MKTIFDKATRAEIIDRIGTLNESSTAQWGKMTVYQMLKHCSLWEEMVLGKTMYKQSFIGKLFGKMALKGMLKDDSPVKKNMPTVPGFNITGTGDVEAEKAKWIELIHEEENFANHNFVHPFFGKMTKEQIGCFAYKHIDHHLRQFGA; encoded by the coding sequence ATGAAAACCATTTTTGACAAAGCCACCCGTGCCGAAATTATTGACCGTATAGGCACCCTCAACGAAAGCAGCACCGCTCAATGGGGCAAAATGACCGTTTACCAGATGCTGAAACATTGCAGCCTATGGGAAGAAATGGTATTGGGTAAAACTATGTACAAACAATCGTTCATTGGGAAGCTGTTTGGCAAAATGGCCTTGAAAGGCATGCTAAAAGACGATAGCCCTGTCAAAAAAAACATGCCTACTGTGCCCGGGTTTAACATTACCGGCACGGGCGACGTGGAGGCCGAAAAAGCCAAATGGATAGAACTGATACATGAGGAAGAAAATTTTGCCAATCACAATTTTGTACACCCTTTTTTTGGCAAAATGACCAAAGAGCAAATAGGCTGCTTTGCCTACAAACACATTGATCATCATTTGAGGCAGTTTGGCGCATAA
- a CDS encoding DUF2442 domain-containing protein produces the protein MPLFSSRKEEKKVKVSFANGLLFVEKPDGKQQAFPLEWFPKLMNATDEEREDWKQTDKGIHFNQLDVDVTL, from the coding sequence ATGCCACTATTCAGTTCACGTAAGGAAGAAAAAAAAGTAAAGGTAAGCTTTGCTAACGGCCTGCTTTTTGTTGAAAAACCCGATGGTAAGCAACAAGCTTTTCCGCTGGAGTGGTTTCCTAAGCTGATGAACGCTACTGATGAAGAACGCGAAGACTGGAAACAAACAGATAAAGGCATCCATTTTAATCAATTGGATGTGGACGTGACTTTATAG
- a CDS encoding YebC/PmpR family DNA-binding transcriptional regulator, with the protein MGRAFEFRKERKFKRWAKMAVQFTRLGKEIVMAVKAGGGDVNTNSRLRTAVQNAKAVNMPKDRVEAAIKRASSRDEKDYEELVYEGYAPYGVAVLVETATDNTNRTVANVRSYFTKYGGSLGKTGSLDFIFTRKSVFTFEPGDRDLEELEFELIDAGLEDLFVEADEEGKDIGVIHTAFEDFGKMQKALEEAGVEVKSAKLERVPQSFHEVTEEQVVDIMKLIDRLEEDDDVQAVYHNMAE; encoded by the coding sequence ATGGGAAGAGCATTTGAATTCCGCAAAGAAAGAAAGTTTAAGCGCTGGGCCAAAATGGCGGTGCAGTTTACCCGTTTAGGGAAAGAAATTGTAATGGCCGTAAAAGCAGGTGGTGGCGATGTAAATACCAACTCGCGCCTGCGTACCGCGGTGCAAAACGCCAAGGCAGTAAATATGCCTAAAGACCGCGTGGAAGCCGCCATAAAACGTGCAAGCAGCCGCGACGAAAAAGATTACGAAGAGCTTGTATATGAAGGCTATGCACCTTATGGCGTTGCTGTTTTGGTTGAAACAGCTACCGATAATACCAACCGTACTGTTGCCAACGTGCGCAGCTATTTTACCAAATATGGCGGCTCGCTGGGGAAAACCGGCTCGTTGGATTTTATTTTCACCCGCAAATCGGTATTTACCTTTGAGCCGGGCGACCGCGACCTGGAAGAATTAGAGTTTGAACTGATTGATGCCGGCCTGGAAGACCTGTTTGTTGAAGCAGATGAAGAAGGAAAGGATATCGGCGTTATCCACACTGCGTTTGAAGATTTTGGAAAAATGCAGAAAGCCCTGGAAGAAGCCGGAGTTGAAGTAAAATCGGCCAAACTGGAGCGCGTACCGCAATCTTTCCACGAAGTAACCGAAGAACAGGTTGTTGATATCATGAAACTGATTGACCGTTTGGAAGAGGACGACGACGTACAGGCGGTGTACCATAATATGGCGGAGTAA
- a CDS encoding outer membrane beta-barrel protein — translation MMKPIRLFLLPLFTLLLFNFVQAQTPGARISGFILDDTKKPLDGATVILLAAKDSSVVSTQLVNPDGGFVFKNVKDNTYLIKATYIGYKTYQSIPVIVNQQKPVNLPPFILSLAGKRLNEVAITAKKSYVQQKIDRTVVNVGALISNTGASALEVLAKTPGVQVDAEGNITFKGKSGVMVMIDDKPTYLSAANLATYLRSLPSSSLDQIELMDNPPAKYDAAGNAGVINIKTKKNTTRGFNAVVSANYALGFYGRTDESINMNYRVDKINIFANLAYNKQKTFRRLEIDRDYFDANGDRTSSLKDISYFRPSGNNTNIKAGMDFYSSPKTTWGLVFTGDISRDHDSSPVYSLLYGKSGGLDSTINTLNTSTNKFDSKGINLNYTHKFDSTGRTLTFDLDYIHDAAGSNQLFVNNTFLPDGTLTNSQTLTDNLPSTINIYSAKADYAHPLKGKAKLEAGVKSSYVSTDNAANYFNVVDNVSTIDYNNTNRFLYKENINAGYVNFNKTLGRFSLQTGLRAENTNGSGHQLGNAQKADSSFVKHYTNLFPTAYFSYNLDTAGHNVLVMSYGRRIGRPSYGSLNPFTFFVDKFTYFSGNPFLKSQFTDNYKLAYSFKSLFTVALAYNYTTDVQGETIHNSNNVFISTQGNIGRQKTINLSANSNFQPAKWWSVNLYAEVYKNTYQGAFYTGYLNQSQYTFSGNGNNQFTISKTWSAELSGFYDNGGTYGQFVVLPKGMLNAAIQKKILNNKGTIKLNARDIFHTFRPSGTITNIVGANANFHNFLDTRVATLAFTYSFGKLTNTPQKRDTGGAESEQGRAH, via the coding sequence ATGATGAAACCGATACGATTATTTCTGTTGCCCTTATTCACGTTATTACTATTCAACTTTGTACAGGCGCAAACGCCGGGTGCCAGAATTTCAGGATTTATTTTAGATGATACTAAGAAACCACTTGATGGCGCAACCGTTATTTTACTTGCCGCAAAAGATTCAAGCGTGGTAAGCACCCAGCTTGTTAACCCGGATGGTGGCTTCGTATTTAAAAATGTAAAGGATAATACCTACCTTATTAAGGCTACTTATATTGGTTATAAAACTTACCAAAGCATTCCCGTGATTGTAAACCAGCAAAAACCGGTTAATTTGCCCCCGTTTATTTTATCGCTGGCAGGCAAAAGGTTAAATGAGGTAGCAATAACTGCCAAAAAATCATATGTACAACAAAAAATTGACCGTACCGTGGTTAACGTTGGTGCATTGATATCAAACACAGGAGCCAGCGCTTTAGAGGTATTGGCAAAAACACCCGGCGTACAGGTAGATGCCGAAGGCAATATTACTTTTAAGGGAAAAAGCGGAGTAATGGTGATGATTGATGATAAACCAACCTATCTTTCGGCTGCAAACCTTGCAACTTACCTGCGTTCGTTACCGTCATCGTCATTAGACCAGATAGAACTGATGGATAACCCGCCGGCCAAATATGATGCCGCGGGAAATGCGGGCGTTATTAATATAAAAACAAAAAAAAATACCACCCGGGGATTTAACGCCGTGGTTTCGGCAAATTACGCACTTGGTTTTTATGGCCGTACAGATGAAAGCATCAACATGAATTATCGGGTAGATAAAATTAATATTTTTGCCAACCTTGCTTATAACAAGCAAAAAACTTTCAGACGGCTGGAAATTGACCGCGATTATTTTGACGCCAATGGAGATAGAACCTCTTCTTTAAAAGACATCTCCTATTTCAGGCCCTCCGGTAACAACACCAATATTAAAGCCGGAATGGACTTCTACTCATCGCCAAAAACTACATGGGGTTTGGTATTTACAGGGGATATATCGCGTGACCACGACAGCAGCCCGGTATACAGCTTATTATATGGCAAAAGTGGCGGGTTGGATTCAACCATAAATACCCTGAATACATCCACCAATAAGTTTGACAGCAAGGGTATAAACCTAAACTATACCCATAAGTTTGATAGCACAGGCCGTACACTTACATTCGACCTGGATTATATCCACGATGCCGCCGGCAGCAACCAACTGTTTGTAAACAATACCTTTTTGCCCGATGGCACGTTAACAAATTCACAAACGCTGACTGATAATTTGCCATCCACCATCAACATTTACTCGGCAAAGGCCGATTACGCCCATCCGCTTAAGGGCAAAGCCAAGCTGGAGGCCGGGGTTAAAAGCAGCTATGTAAGTACAGATAACGCGGCCAATTATTTTAACGTGGTTGATAATGTAAGCACTATTGATTACAACAACACCAACCGGTTTTTATATAAAGAAAACATAAATGCAGGTTATGTTAATTTCAACAAAACCCTGGGCCGGTTTTCATTACAAACCGGCTTGCGGGCCGAGAATACCAACGGATCGGGCCATCAGTTGGGGAATGCCCAAAAGGCCGATTCATCGTTTGTTAAACATTATACCAACTTGTTCCCAACGGCGTATTTTTCTTACAACCTGGATACAGCCGGCCACAATGTGCTGGTTATGTCGTATGGCCGCCGCATTGGAAGGCCCAGCTACGGAAGCTTAAATCCGTTTACGTTTTTTGTAGATAAGTTCACGTATTTTTCGGGCAACCCTTTTCTTAAATCGCAGTTTACCGATAATTATAAGCTGGCCTATAGTTTCAAAAGCCTTTTTACCGTTGCGCTTGCCTATAATTACACTACCGATGTTCAGGGCGAAACCATTCACAACAGCAACAACGTGTTCATCAGCACCCAGGGTAACATAGGGCGCCAAAAAACAATCAACCTGTCGGCCAACAGCAACTTTCAGCCGGCCAAATGGTGGTCGGTTAACTTATATGCCGAGGTTTATAAAAATACTTACCAGGGGGCGTTTTACACCGGGTACCTTAATCAATCGCAATACACATTTTCGGGCAATGGCAACAACCAGTTCACCATATCCAAAACATGGAGCGCCGAATTAAGTGGTTTTTATGATAACGGGGGCACATACGGCCAGTTTGTTGTACTACCCAAGGGAATGCTTAATGCTGCCATTCAGAAAAAAATATTGAACAATAAAGGTACTATTAAGTTAAATGCGCGCGATATTTTTCACACGTTCAGGCCAAGTGGCACCATTACTAATATTGTGGGCGCCAATGCAAACTTTCATAACTTTTTAGATACCAGGGTAGCCACACTTGCATTTACCTATAGCTTTGGTAAGCTAACCAACACACCCCAAAAACGTGATACCGGCGGCGCCGAGAGCGAACAAGGCAGGGCGCATTAA
- a CDS encoding NAD-dependent epimerase/dehydratase family protein, with translation MTEKILVIGANGQIGTELVMALRGIHGAENVIASDINDPTYAIRNSGPFEIVNVLDKHNLHHIFDKHRPTQVYLLAAILSAVGEKKPKMAWDLNMTGLIHVLDFAVEFKTAKVFWPSSIAVFGPHSPQYNTPQYCVMDPNTVYGFSKLAGERWCEYYFEKYGVDVRSIRYPGLIGWKASPGGGTTDYAVHIFHEALKTGKYESFLSADTALPMMYMEDAIRATISLMDAPAGQIKIRSSYNLAGISFTPTQLAQEIKKHIPAFEISYTDTDPRQAIADSWPKSIDDSSAQQDWGWKLEYDLPKMTADMLDNLKRVL, from the coding sequence ATGACTGAAAAAATTTTAGTGATTGGTGCCAATGGTCAAATTGGTACCGAATTGGTTATGGCATTACGCGGCATTCACGGTGCCGAAAATGTAATCGCCTCCGATATTAACGATCCTACCTACGCCATCCGCAACAGCGGCCCCTTTGAAATTGTAAATGTGCTTGATAAACATAACCTGCACCACATATTTGATAAACACCGCCCCACCCAGGTTTACCTGCTGGCTGCCATCCTATCGGCCGTAGGCGAAAAAAAGCCAAAAATGGCCTGGGATTTAAACATGACGGGGCTTATCCACGTGCTTGATTTTGCTGTAGAGTTTAAAACTGCCAAAGTATTTTGGCCAAGCTCTATTGCTGTTTTTGGCCCGCACTCGCCGCAGTACAATACGCCTCAGTATTGTGTAATGGACCCCAACACGGTATATGGCTTTAGCAAACTGGCCGGCGAACGCTGGTGCGAGTATTATTTTGAAAAATATGGTGTTGATGTGCGCAGCATCCGCTACCCTGGCCTTATCGGCTGGAAGGCCTCGCCCGGTGGTGGCACCACAGATTACGCGGTGCACATATTTCACGAGGCATTAAAGACTGGCAAATACGAAAGCTTCCTTTCGGCAGATACCGCCCTACCAATGATGTATATGGAAGATGCCATCAGGGCTACCATCAGCCTCATGGATGCACCGGCCGGGCAAATTAAAATCCGCTCGTCATACAATCTGGCCGGCATCAGCTTTACGCCAACGCAACTGGCCCAAGAAATTAAAAAGCACATCCCCGCGTTCGAGATAAGCTATACAGATACCGACCCACGCCAAGCCATTGCCGATAGCTGGCCCAAATCAATTGACGACAGCAGCGCACAGCAAGACTGGGGCTGGAAACTGGAATACGACCTGCCCAAAATGACCGCCGATATGCTGGACAATTTGAAGCGGGTGCTTTAG
- a CDS encoding PhzF family phenazine biosynthesis protein, which yields MKLYQIDAFTDTLFGGNPACVVPLTVWPADELLLRITQENAVAETAFFIDRGDHFLLRWFTPEIEMDLCGHATLAAAHAIITILNYPTDKIIFRTLSGELIVTAKKGIYTLDFPSRKPAPAVLPELISQSLGIQPKEVLKARDYVLVYESEADVRNITLNRQLFDQVNLDPGGVVVTAKGDHCDFVSRFFTPQALILEDPVTGSAHCSLIPFWAERLNKKEMQAQQLSARLGKLFCIDQGDRVLISGTARTYSIGEILM from the coding sequence ATGAAACTTTACCAGATTGATGCTTTTACTGATACTTTGTTTGGTGGTAACCCGGCCTGCGTGGTGCCACTTACGGTTTGGCCGGCTGATGAGCTGCTGCTAAGAATTACGCAGGAAAACGCCGTTGCCGAAACTGCTTTTTTTATTGACCGCGGCGATCATTTTCTCCTGCGCTGGTTTACGCCCGAGATTGAGATGGACCTGTGTGGGCATGCAACGCTGGCTGCCGCGCACGCCATTATTACTATTTTAAATTACCCAACTGATAAAATAATTTTCCGCACCCTGAGCGGCGAGTTAATAGTGACTGCTAAAAAAGGGATATATACGCTCGATTTTCCGTCGAGAAAGCCTGCCCCCGCAGTATTACCTGAGCTGATTAGCCAGTCATTAGGCATCCAGCCAAAAGAGGTACTTAAGGCAAGGGACTACGTGCTGGTTTATGAAAGCGAAGCCGATGTGCGCAACATAACCCTGAACCGCCAGCTGTTTGACCAGGTAAATCTTGATCCCGGTGGCGTGGTAGTTACGGCAAAAGGCGATCACTGCGATTTTGTATCTCGCTTTTTTACACCGCAGGCCCTCATCCTTGAAGACCCGGTAACCGGATCGGCACACTGTTCGCTCATCCCTTTTTGGGCCGAGAGGTTAAACAAAAAAGAGATGCAGGCACAACAACTATCGGCCCGGCTTGGCAAATTGTTTTGCATTGACCAGGGCGACAGGGTATTGATAAGCGGCACCGCCCGCACCTACTCCATCGGCGAAATTTTGATGTAA
- a CDS encoding DUF3078 domain-containing protein → MLKTRLALLLLASIACSTSVSAQQTDSLKKDTVKIDTAQINKLRINSRPNSIPTRVRPIQITREQLPVSMLDYKVIHWKKAVTFGLNFSQSAFTSNYSAGGVNSVALGTNFIYHTEYNKAPFSYVSELNLTYGVAKNKGQGKRKTNDRIYFDNKVASQLSKHWYLFGALTFESQFDKGFNYVDQGNGRFDAQQISNFMAPGYLTESLGLEYKPAPYFDLRLGTGTARQTFVLDKSIRRFQTDNYGVDTNKTVKNDLAFQMVALFDKDLMKNIHLNTRYALFIPYGQSLKYVTHRVDAVLSARVNRLINVTINGTLLYDQHTSKDAQATEGLALGMLYRFP, encoded by the coding sequence ATGTTAAAAACCAGACTTGCCCTGCTTTTATTAGCATCGATAGCCTGCAGCACATCGGTAAGCGCCCAGCAAACCGATTCGCTGAAAAAGGACACCGTTAAAATTGATACCGCGCAGATTAATAAATTACGCATCAATTCGCGCCCAAATTCCATCCCTACCAGGGTTAGGCCAATCCAGATAACACGCGAGCAATTGCCTGTTAGTATGCTAGATTATAAGGTTATCCATTGGAAAAAGGCAGTTACTTTCGGGTTGAATTTTAGCCAGTCGGCCTTTACCAGTAACTATAGCGCCGGTGGCGTAAACTCGGTAGCCCTGGGTACAAACTTTATATACCACACCGAGTACAACAAAGCCCCATTCAGTTATGTATCCGAGCTTAACCTTACCTATGGCGTTGCCAAAAACAAAGGCCAGGGAAAACGTAAAACTAACGACAGGATTTACTTTGATAATAAGGTAGCCTCGCAGTTATCTAAGCACTGGTACCTTTTCGGCGCGTTAACGTTTGAGTCGCAGTTCGACAAGGGCTTTAACTATGTTGACCAGGGTAACGGGCGTTTTGATGCCCAGCAGATCTCGAATTTTATGGCGCCGGGATATTTAACCGAGTCGTTGGGTTTGGAGTATAAGCCAGCCCCTTATTTTGATTTACGTTTAGGTACCGGTACCGCAAGGCAAACATTTGTTTTAGATAAAAGTATCCGCCGCTTTCAAACCGATAATTACGGTGTAGATACCAACAAAACTGTAAAAAACGATTTGGCATTTCAAATGGTAGCGCTGTTTGATAAGGATTTGATGAAAAACATCCACCTGAATACGCGCTATGCATTGTTCATCCCGTATGGGCAGTCGCTTAAATATGTTACCCACCGTGTCGACGCTGTATTATCAGCCCGGGTAAACCGTTTAATCAATGTTACTATCAACGGTACGCTATTATATGATCAGCATACCTCAAAAGATGCGCAGGCTACAGAGGGTTTGGCGCTGGGGATGTTGTACAGGTTCCCGTAG